A window of Argopecten irradians isolate NY chromosome 1, Ai_NY, whole genome shotgun sequence contains these coding sequences:
- the LOC138324023 gene encoding large ribosomal subunit protein bL19m-like: MATVGRTWCHFAKRLQLTSANPQTIIKRWSNTVPNHVLEKQRESPLSSGQLKAEQVDESINAPKDFTSLYPEFLPERSPKANKDSLRDALERKDMLNRRRHIHLPEFHVGSILAVTAADHFAPNKTNRFVGICIERSGHGMRHTFTLRNVIDDQGIEISYHLYNPTIQKIEVLKLEKRTDEHLRYLRNAPHEYSRVPFDMKATLVARGQAVPVNNIVVPLNPRPWLERWERQNLKGAEFTLKPFTAKQQKKFDASQAPLKWEKYDLMKKYRTTVNKKERDSINREMYQSKTMED; the protein is encoded by the exons ATGGCGACTGTAGGACGAACGTGGTGTCACTTCGCCAAACGTTtacaat TAACATCTGCAAATCCACAGACTATCATTAAGAGGTGGTCAAACACAGTCCCAAACCATGTCCTGGAAAAACAAAGAGAATCACCTTTGTCATCTGGACAGTTAAAAGCAGAGCAAGTGGATGAGTCCATCAACGCTCCAAAGGACTTCAC GTCCTTATATCCGGAGTTCCTCCCTGAGCGCTCCCCAAAAGCAAACAAAGATAGTCTAAGGGATGCTTTGGAGAGGAAGGATATGTTAAACCGTAGGAGACACATACATTTACCTGAATTTCATGTTG GTAGTATATTAGCAGTGACGGCCGCTGATCATTTTGCTCCAAACAAGACCAACAGATTTGTTGGAATATGCATTGAACGTTCAGGACATGGAATGAGGCATACATTTACATTGAGAAATGTCATTGATGATCAAG GTATTGAGATTTCATATCACCTTTATAACCCTACTATACAAAAAATTGAAGTACTAAAACTTGAGAAACGAACTGACGAGCACTTGCGATACCTAAGGAATGCCCCACATGAATACAGCCGAGTGCCATTCGACATGAAAGCCACACTAGTTGCCAGAGGCCAGGCTGTTCCAGTTAACAATATTGTA GTACCATTAAACCCGAGACCTTGGCTAGAGAGATGGGAACGACAGAACTTGAAGGGAGCCGAATTCACTTTGAAACCGTTTACTGCAAAGCAACAGAAAAAGTTTGACGCCTCACAAGCCCCACTAAAGTGGGAAAAGTATGATCTAATGAAAAAGTATAGAACAACTGTGAACAAAAAGGAAAGGGACTCAATCAATAGGGAAATGTACCAAAGTAAAACAATGGAAGATTAA
- the LOC138324027 gene encoding 3-oxoacyl-[acyl-carrier-protein] reductase FabG-like has translation MSASMGRSLAGKVALITGASSGIGAATSVLFSKLGVKLALTGRKEDNLQKVGQQCSHGEKPLLVPGDLAKEEDVKTVFDKTVNHYKKLDILVNCAGIIELGNIENTTLEQYDRVFNINVRSVYYMTMLAAPYLIKTQGNIVNVSSVNGIRSFPNVLAYNMSKVALDQLTRCVALELAEKQVRVNNVNPGVIITELQKRGGLDDEAYAKFLERSKETHAMGRPGQPEEVASVIAFLASDDASFVTGASVPIDGGRHAMCPR, from the exons ATGTCTGCCTCTATGGGGAGAAGTCTCGCCGGGAAAGTTGCACTAATAACAG gTGCCAGTTCTGGTATTGGGGCAGCAACTTCTGTGTTATTCTCCAAACTAGGTGTCAAATTAGCCTTAACAGGACGAAAGGAGGACAACCTTCAGAAAGTTGGTCAGCAATGTTCACATGGAGAGAAA CCATTACTTGTCCCTGGAGATCTTGCCAAGGAGGAAGATGTCAAAACTGTGTTTGATAAAACAGTGAACCACTATAAGAAACTGGACATTTTG GTAAATTGTGCTGGGATTATTGAGTTAGGCAATATTGAAAACACAACACTTGAACAGTATGACAGAGTCTTCAATATCAACGTTAG ATCTGTGTATTACATGACCATGCTGGCTGCCCCTTATCTCATCAAAACTCAAGGAAACATTGTCAATGTATCCAGTGTGAATGGTATTCGTTCT TTTCCAAACGTGCTGGCGTACAATATGTCGAAGGTTGCCCTAGATCAATTAACAAGATGTGTAGCTCTTG AACTTGCTGAAAAACAAGTAAGAGTGAACAATGTCAA CCCAGGTGTCATTATCACAGAGCTTCAGAAGAGAGGCGGTTTAGATGATGAAGCTTATGCTAAG TTTCTGGAGCGATCTAAGGAAACACATGCCATGGGAAGACCAGGACAACCTGAAGAGGTTGCCAGTGTCATTGCATTTCTTGCTTCCGACGACGCCTCGTTTGTAACAGGCGCTTCCGTCCCCATAGACGGAGGTCGACATGCCATGTGTCCAAGATAA